TGAAACGACCGTGATTCACTATAAAGGAGAGAGTACGGTGAAAGATGGGACGTATATGAAACGGTTTCAGGAAGCCATGCAGTTTTTTTACCAAAAACATTTTAAGGTTTCTGTTTTATTTTCCGCTTTTATGAAAGTAGGAATTGTCTTTTTTTCTTTGGTTAAACTATTTCAGGGGCAACCCAAAATTAAAACGCCTCCAAAATCTTTTGTTCTTTATTCCTCCAGCGAACAATTAGCTAATAAATTGGTGTTAATTTTGCAAAAAAAAGTAGTATTTCACGACTTAAAAACAGAAAAAATGGTACTTTCGTCACTGCTTAAAGAAGGTGCCGGAACCGAAATTATTCTGGACAACGAATTCGTTTCTTTCAAAGAAAGTATTGCCGTTTTAGCGTCTTTAAAAAACAAAGGATTTACTTTTAAAATTGTACCCAAATATTCTGATTTTTTAATTGGGAGTAATACAAATAGCGAAAGAGGAGAGATTATAGAAATAGAGCGATAAATTGCGTTTAATGTAATTTATATTTAAAATATTTAGTAAATTCGCAAACTGAAAATCAAAATCACCTTTTAGGGTAATAATATGGCAAGATTTGAATTAAAACTTCCAAAAATGGGAGAAAGTGTTGCAGAAGCAACAATAACCAATTGGTTGAAACAAGTTGGAGAAAAAATTGAAGCCGACGAAGCAGTTCTCGAAATTGCTACTGATAAAGTAGACAGCGAAGTGCCAAGTGAAGTTTCGGGTGTTTTAGTAGAACAATTATTTGGTAAAGATGATTTAGTTCAAGTGGGACAAACCATAGCTATTATTGAAACCGAAGGCGATGCAGCTCCTGCAAAAGTAAAAGAAGAAGTTGCTGCTCCAGTTGAAGTAGACACGATTGAAAAAACAATTGCAGCTGTTAAAGAAACTGTTGCGGCTCCGGTAAATTTCTCTGAAAGTGATAAATTCTTTTCGCCTTTAGTAAAAAATATTGCCAAAGAAGAAGGTGTTTCAATGGCTGAATTAGAAAGTATCAGCGGTTCAGGAAAAGAAGGACGCGTTACTAAAGAAGATATTTTGAATTTTGTTGCCAATAAAAAAACAAATCCAACAAAGGTTCAAGAGTCTAAAGAAATAGCATCCCAACCTCAAAAAATAGCAGTCAAAACAGTATCGTCAACAGCCGCTCCGGTTTCTGTAAACGGTGGTGATGAAATGGTAGAAATGGACAGAATGCGCAAGCTGATTTCCGGTTATATGATGGCTTCTATCCAAACTTCAGCACACGTACAATCTTTTATAGAAGTTGATGTTACAAATATTGTAAAATGGAGGGATAAAGTAAAAACAGCTTTCGAAAAAAGAGAAGGTGAGAAGTTGACGTACACACCAATATTCATGGAAGCAGTGGCAAAAGCCTTGAAAGATTTTCCGGGAATGAATATTTCGGTAGAAGGAGATTATATTATCAAGAAGAAAAATATCAATCTTGGAATGGCGGCAGCATTGCCAAACGGAAACTTAATTGTTCCTGTAATTAAAAATGCAGATCAATTGAATTTGGTTGGTATGGCCAAAGCGGTAAATGATTTAGGAAATCGTGCTAAACTGGGAAAATTAAAGCCAGATGATACACAAGGAGGAACGTATACGGTTACAAATGTTGGTTCTTTTGGAAGTGTTTTTGGTACACCAATTATCAATCAGCCGCAAGTTGGGATTTTAGCATTGGGTGCAATTCGTAAAGTGCCTGCGGTTATCGAAACTCCGGAAGGTGATTTTATAGGCATTCGCCAAAAAATGTTTTTATCGCACAGTTACGATCATAGAGTGGTTGATGGTGCGTTAGGAGGAAGTTTTGTAAAACGAGTAGCCGATTATTTAGAAGCTTTTGATGTAGACAGCGATTTTTAATTGTAATCTATTTTAGTATACAAACCCTTTTGGAGTGCTAAACTCTGAAAGGGTTTTTTTTATGAAAAAGGGATTGTTTTTGACAACTTTAAACCGCAAAATTTAAATCAGATTAAACTCAAATTGATATATTTGTATCCGTATAAAAAATAAAAATGGAACTCAAACTCAATAGGCCAATTTGCTTTTTCGACCTGGAAACTACAGGAATTGATATCGGAAAAGATAGAATTGTAGAAATTTCAATATTTAAAGTATATCCTAACGGAAACAAAGAAAGCAAAACATGGTTAGTGAATCCAACTATTCC
This region of Flavobacterium lacustre genomic DNA includes:
- a CDS encoding dihydrolipoamide acetyltransferase family protein — its product is MARFELKLPKMGESVAEATITNWLKQVGEKIEADEAVLEIATDKVDSEVPSEVSGVLVEQLFGKDDLVQVGQTIAIIETEGDAAPAKVKEEVAAPVEVDTIEKTIAAVKETVAAPVNFSESDKFFSPLVKNIAKEEGVSMAELESISGSGKEGRVTKEDILNFVANKKTNPTKVQESKEIASQPQKIAVKTVSSTAAPVSVNGGDEMVEMDRMRKLISGYMMASIQTSAHVQSFIEVDVTNIVKWRDKVKTAFEKREGEKLTYTPIFMEAVAKALKDFPGMNISVEGDYIIKKKNINLGMAAALPNGNLIVPVIKNADQLNLVGMAKAVNDLGNRAKLGKLKPDDTQGGTYTVTNVGSFGSVFGTPIINQPQVGILALGAIRKVPAVIETPEGDFIGIRQKMFLSHSYDHRVVDGALGGSFVKRVADYLEAFDVDSDF